Part of the Helicobacter sp. MIT 21-1697 genome is shown below.
TTATAGGCAATGGCGGAGCGTATGAATATGATTATCTGGTCATTGCGCTTGGATTTAAGCCTGATGATTTTGGTATTAAAGGTGTAGAGGAGTATGCACATAAACTTTCTTCGCTCAATGCTGCCCTTAAGTTTGATAAGCTTATTGAATACAGATTCAAAGAATATTGCCATACTAAAAATGCCGATGACTTGAGCATTATCGTATGTGGCACAGGTTTTACAGGCATTGAATTTGCGGCTGAACTTGGTTCTAGGCTTGATGATCTTTGTCTTATTGGTGGGATTCCACGTGATGTGCCTAAAGTTACTTGTATCGGCAGAAGCGATAGAATCTTGCCAATGTTTAGCAAAAAAGGAAGTGCATTGGCTCAAAAGAAGCTTGAGGCTTTCGGCGTAGAGGTGATTTGTGGAGGTGATGTGCAAGAATGTCGCAGTGATGGTGTGATAATTAAGCACAATGGAGAACTAAAACATATTAAAGGCAATACAATTTTATGGAGTGCAGGCGTTAAGGGCAATGATAGCCTTGAGAATTCTTGTCTTGAGACTACAAAAGGGCGCATTAAAGTTGATGCCTATTTGCGATGTCCGCAGTATGAGAATATCTATGTCGTGGGCGATTGTGCAATCTCTACTTCGCGTGATGCTATCCACGCTCCAACAGCACAGCTTGCAGCTCAAATGGGAGATTATGTGGGTAAGAGCCTTATAAAGATTCTTAATAATAAAGCACAAAAAAAGGTATTTACATTCAAACATCGTGGCACAGTGTGTTCTATTGGACATACTGATGGTGTAGGTATTATTTATAAAAGGAGTATTAGTGGCGAGGTTGCTGCATTTTTGAAAAATTTTATTGAAAATAAATGGCTTTTTGGCATTGGGGGTGCAGAGCTTGTGTTTAAAAAAGGGCAATTCCGCTATCGCACGAGTAATTAGTTTAATGCAGAACAGAGTTTTACGCATTGCATTAAAGATTTTAGGCTAAAATTTATAGCTTTGAAAACGAAAAAAGATTGGACTATGAAAACAAAAAAAGATTTATTTAGTAAGCTTTTAATTGAAAAAAGTAAAAAAGGGAGAGAAGATGGAGCATATTCAAGATTATTTGGCAATAATGAGCTTGGAGCATTAATTAGTCGTATTCACGCCACTTCTATCAGTGCGGGTACATTTTTAGAACATTATATCGCCTGTTTTGCTCCACTTTTGGACGAAGAAAAGATTCCACAAATTTTTAACAACACTTTAGAAAAGAGTGTTTTTTTAATTACAAAAAAATCAATAAAAAACAAAATCACACCTTTTTTGCAGTTAGACAAAGCTGTTGAACCAGATTTTATTATAATAGATTCTCTACGACATAAATGTCTCGTTATTGAACTCAAAGATGGAGATAACTTTGATACAAAAAAATCTAGCGGTGAAGTTAAAAATTTAAAATACTACCAAAATGCCATTTCACAAAAGTTACCCTATCCTTGGATAGCTGAAATAAAAATTTGTATGTTTAATCAAAATGAAAAAAGCAAAATTGTAAATGGTTTTAGAAATACTATAAGTGAAGCGGAAGCTATGAGTGGCGATGAATTTTGCAAAATATTGGGCATTTCAAAAGATACAATTATACAAGCAAGAACAGAAGCACACAATCCAAATCTTGATTTTGTTTTAAGGGAATTATTACGCATTACGATATGTTCAGAAAAAATTAAAGCAATTCTTAAGGATAGGTGATGAGCAAAGATGTGCAAAGCATTCTTAAAAGTGCATTTCGCAATAAAAAGCTTTTTAATAAGCGTTTAAAGCTTGATGGCTTAGAGCTTTTGTCTATGATAGCATCTCAAAGTATTGATTTATGTTTTTTTGACCCGCAATATCGTGGAGTGTTAGACAAAATGAAATATGGAAATGAGGGCGAGCGACAAAAAGGCAGGGTAAATCTCGTGCAGATGAGCGAGGAGGACATCGTGCATTTTTTGCAAGAGATTGCGCGTGTGTTAAAGCCAAGTAAATATTTAATGCTGTGGATTGATAAATTTCATTTGTGTGAGGGGATTCACCCTTGGATAAAATCTACGAATTTGGCGATTGTGGATTTGATTACTTGGGATAAACAAAAAATGGGTATGGGGTATCGCACAAGGCGACAAAGTGAATATTTGCTTATTTTGCAAAAAAAACCACTTAAAGCCAAAGGCACTTGGGAGAGAAAAAATATCCGTGATGTGTGGAGTGAAAAAATCCCACAAGATGCTATAAAAATCCACCCTCACGCAAAGCCAAAGGGTTTGCAAAGCGCGCTTATAGAATCTTGCACCAAAGTAGGCGAAGTTGTGCTTGACCCGGCAAGCGGTAGCTTTAGCGTATTAGAATGCTGTAAGGAATTAAAGCGAGATTTTATAGGCGCTAATATATAAGTCTTTATCTAAAATCATTTTTTTATGTTAGAATCCGCCATTTATGGATATGAGCCAAAAGGGACTTGAATGATAAGCTATAAAGATTCTGGAGTAGATATTGATGAGGGAAATGCCCTTGTAGAAGGACTAAAGCCTCTTGTTACATCTACATTTGATAAAAATGTAATAGGCGGGATAGGTTCTTTTGCTGGAGCATACGCGCTACCTAGTGGATATAAAAATCCTGTGATTTTGGGAGCAACCGATGGTGTAGGAACAAAATTGCGTCTTGCCATTGATGCGCAAAAATTTGATAGTATAGGCATTGATTTGGTAGCAATGTGCGTGAATGATTTGATTTGCAACTTTGCTATGCCTATGTTCTTTCTTGATTATTATGCTACGGGGAAACTTAATAAAGATATTGCGCTAAAAGTAATTAGCGGCATAGTAGAGGGCTGCAAACAGGCTCAATGTGCGCTTATTGGTGGAGAGAGTGCAGAAATGCCAAGTATGTATGCAAAAGATGATTTTGATTTAGCAGGATTTGCAGTAGGCATTGCCGAGAGAGATGAGGTACAACTACAACGTGTTCAGGCAGGTGATATTCTCATTGCGTTGCCAAGTAGCGGGATTCATAGTAATGGTTACTCACTTGTGCGCAAAGTGCTTTTTGAGAAGCTTAAAATGTCTTTTGATGAGATATTTGAAGGGCAAACACTCATTGACACACTTCTTACACCTACGCGAATTTATACACCACTTTTTAAACAGATATATAATTCTGCGTTGCGCCCATATCTGCACGGATTAGCGCATATTACAGGTGGAGGCATTGTAGAGAATCTCCCTCGTATATTGCCCCCACAATTAGGGGCAAAAATACACATAGATTCGCTCCAAGTGCCACCAATTTTTACGCTTATTGGACAATATGTGGAGAAAAATGAAATGTATCGCACCTTTAATATGGGAGTTGGTATGATTCTTGCTGTGAATAAGACCAAAGTAGATGAAATGCTGCACCTTAGTCATACTTTTCACGGGTATATCATTGGTGAAGTATGTGGGGGTGAGGGCATATATTTTAACTAAATTATATTAAGGAGATATATATTGAATGCACGAACTTTTTTTAAACTTTATTCACTTCCTTTTTTGATTATTTTATTTGGATTGGGAGTATATGGTGGAATCCTTGTGTTTGTGGCACAAAAAAACTTTATTACTATGAAACATAATGTCTCAAGCACACCAACACAAGAGGGAGTTCCAAATACAGAATCTCCACAAATAGCAGATTTAACACCAAATGCTCCTAGCAATCAAGAAGCACCTAAACAATCCATTGCTCAAAACACTCACAATCCACTTGTGCAAGATATTCACGAACCAGAAAATACATCTATTGAGAATATACCTGCTACACAATCACCCATAAATATACAAACAGCAAGCTCGGAACCACCACAGGCATCTGTTATGCTCCCTGCTGATTCTCACGCACAAACACATCGTTATGCTAAATATCGCTCTAATATTCGTAAAGCGCCCTCTTCGGAATCTATAGTTGTTTCTTATGCAGATGCAGGGGAAGTATTAGACATACTTGATACACAAAATGGCTGGAGTAAGGTAAAAAATACTCGTGGCATTGAGGGCTATATCGCATCGCGTTTGCTTAGTGAATCTGTGGGGCAATCTGAAGGTGAAGCCTATATTGTTTTGGCAGATGTGCTTAAGGTTCGTGCTGCCCCAGATTTACACGCAGCAGTTATTGGACATTTAAATCATAATAGCCACGCTTTTGTGCTTGAAATACAAGAAGAATGGGCAAAGATTTTGTTTAATAGGCAGTATGGTTATATTTCGTCTCATTATATTGTTAAAGAAGGTGTAAATTAGCTATGCTTGGCTTTTTTGCCGTTTATGGCAATCCCATTGTGCATTCTAAATCCCCATTTTTGCATAATTATGCCTTTGAAAAACTTGGCTTAAGTGGCTATTATAGCCGTATTTTGCTAGATGTTGGTGCGAATCTTCGGCGTAATTTTCTCTCAAATGGCTTAAGTGGAGCAAATATTACTTTGCCCTTTAAAGAAGAAGCTTTTTGTCAATGTGATGAGGTGCGTGGCGTAGCACAAAATATCGGCGCTTGTAATACTTGGGTGCTTGAGAGCAGAAAACATCTTGTTGGCTATAATACAGACGCGCAAGGATTCTATGAATGTATCAAAGAATATAAAATTAACAATGCTCTTATTATTGGTGCGGGGGGGTCAGCCAAAGCGATAGCGATGATACTTCAATCTCATAATATTCCAACAACGCTTATTAATCGTTCAGCTCCCAATCTTGGTTTTTTTGCTGATAAAGGTTTTGAATGTTATGTAAGTAGCGAATTTAAACCTACTTGTAGTTATGATATTCTTATTAATACTACAAGTGCGGGGCTTAATGATAATGTATTACCCTGTGATGAGGCACAGCTTAAAGAACTATGCTCTTGTGCTAAATATGCGTTTGAGCTTATTTATGGAAAACTCACGCCTTTTCTTGCTTTAGCTCAAAGTTTTGACCTTGTTTGTGCCGATGGGAAAGAAATGCTTATAAATCAAGCAGCTCTTTCGTTTGAGCTTTTTTGCAAACAAAAATTTAATAGAGATAATTTAGACATACAGAGCATTAAAGCGTTTATGGGTGAGATTTCATAGAAAGCCTGTGAATCTATGTTATAATGCATATAAGATTTTAATCAAGGAGAGAAAATGCGTATTGATGACGCGCTGTTGGGCAAACTTGAGCGGCTATCTATGCTTCATATTGATGAGAATAAACGCGATGATATGCAGAAGCAATTAAGTGAGATTCTTGGATTTGTGGAAAACATTGCTACGATTGAAGTGCCGCAAGAATGCTTTGAAGAGCAGCTTAAGAATCCCCTAAGGGCAGATGAGCCACGAGATGCTCATATTGCACAAGATGTGCTTGCTCACGCTCCGAATGCACAAGAGAACTTTTTTATCGTCCCCAAAATCATTGAATGACAATTAACCTTGATAAAATAAAGATTCCAGATGATTGGAAGCAACTTCTTGCGAATGAGTTTTTAAGCCCTTATTTTGCAGATATTAAATCGCATTATCTCAATGCCCTTGCCAACAAAGAAATGATATACCCAAAGCCCCATCAGATTTTTGCCGCCTTTGCTCTTACCCCTCTTTCTTCTCTTAAGGTTGTAATACTTGGACAAGACCCATATCACGGCAGTGCTATGATAAATGGTGAGCTCACACCTCAAGCAATGGGCTTGAGCTTTAGTGTGCCTCGTGGTATGCCTATCCCACCTTCTTTAAAAAATATTTATGCGGAACTTTCTCAAAGCTTACATATTACACCACCTTCACACGGAGACTTGAGTGGTTGGGCAAGACAGGGTGTTTTATTGCTCAATGCAATTTTAAGTGTTCGGGCGAATGCGCCCGCTTCACATAAACATTTTGGGTGGGAATATTTTAGCGATGGTGTGATAAGAGCATTATCGGCGCGTAAAGAACATTTGGTATTTATGCTATGGGGTAATTATGCTAAGAAAAAAGCACCACTTATTGATAGCTCTAAACATAAAATTATTACTGCGCCACACCCTAGTCCTTTAGCGCGTGGCTTTGTTGGGAGTAATGTGTTTGTTCAAGCCAATATTTATCTTCAAGAACACGCTCAAGAACCTATTGCGTGGGAGAGTCTTTAGCATTGTTAATCTTGCAAACGCTCATTTACAGCTTGCAAAGCTAAATCACTTAGAATTTTGCCCATTCGCGTTTTTATGCATTACGCCACATATAAGCTTACCTTGTCAATAATACCAATGGTTGTTGGAAATTTAAATGACAATACCCAAAATAACAGCCATAGCTACTACAATAAATATTGCGATAGCGCACCTCGCATATAGATTTAATGAGTATTAGACTTCATTCTATACAATGCAAGGATCAATTGTAATGCCTAAATCATTGTTTTGATAATTAAATTTAAGGTTGTGAGTGGGGTATAAAGGCTAATGGAGCGATGAAAATCCTTGTAATTGTAAGCGTTGTTTTTGTTGTTTTAAGTTTAATGAAGTTGTATATATACAAACGATTTATGTGTTATAGTATGGTATTTAACAAACGCAGAAAATTAGGCATTGCTTTGCTTGTGGCACTAGGAATTGGAGAAATCTCTCTTTTTATAATCAGAGATTCAGCCTTTACACTTACGCCATACATTATGGCTGGTTCGTGCATAGTTTTTGCTTATTGTCTTTTTATGGCGGTTTTATGTGTAGATATATGTAAAATATTAGCACGATTTTTAAGGTATATATTTTCTAGTCAATTATCAAATATTGGAGATTCTTATCAGCCCTCTAAGACTCATCAACTCTCTACTCAATCCTCTTATTCCTTATCGCGCCGTGTATTTTTAAAAATGCTTTTTGATTTAAGCGTGGCAGCTTTGTTTGTAGTTTTTAGTATAAGAAGTTTCACGAATGCCCTTTTACCTCCGCCTATTAAAGAAGTGTCCATCAAAGTCCCGAATCTACGCAATAAAAAGACTATTGCAATGATTACTGATGTGCATATAGGCAAGGCTCTAGGTGGAGCATTTCTTTCAAAAGTCGTAGCAAAGATTAATGCACTTCAACCTGATATTGTAGTCATTGTAGGTGATTTGGTGGATAATAAAATAGGAGAGGTTAAAGCAGATTTGAATCCGCTCAAAGATTTGCAAAGCAAGGAAGGTGTATATTATGTCGCAGGTAATCACGAGTATTATCACGGTATAGATGATATTTTGGCATATTTGCATACACTGAATCTTACAATTTTACATAATACAAATATTGAGTTGGAAGATTTGAATCTCGCTGGAGTAAGTGATTTGGCAGGATTACGATTTAATTATTTAAAACCAGATTTAGCATCTGCAAAAAAAGATATGAATCCACACAAACCAAGTATTCTCCTTGCACATCAGCCTAAATTTGTGCGCTCAAATGATGTAAGTGATTTTGATGTAGTGCTATGTGGGCATACACACGCAGGACAAGTATTTCCATTGTCATTTTTTGTATGGTTAGATCAGCATTATGTATATGGGTTGTATGAATTGCCACAACGCAAAGTTTCTCCATCTGATGTTCTTCCACCCAAGAAAACACAGCTGTATGTAAGTAGTGGGGTAGGATTCTGGGGACCTGCTATTCGTTTTTTAGCACCAAGTGAAATTGTATGTTTAAGGCTTGAATAGAGCATTTAAGGCTTGATTTTAAAATGAAATAAGGATAAAAATGAGCATAGAGATTTTAGTTGTTCTTGGCTGTGTAAGTGGTGTAGCTGCTGGATTTTTTGGCATAGGCGGCGGCGTGATTATCGTCCCTTGTCTGCTTTTGCTTGGTATGCAAATGGAATATGCCATTGGTATTTCAATAATGCAAATGATATTTTCCTCTGCATTTGGCTCATTTATTAATATTTTGCAAAAAAAGCTCAATATCTGTGATGGCGTGTTTGTAGGCTTAGGAGGTCTTATGGGAGCAGCCTTTAGTGGGATAATTGTTGATACGCTTTCTTCTCAAATTCTTCTTTTGTTGTTCTTGTTTCTCTCTTGTGTGAGTTTTTACAAATATGCCTTTGATGTCAAAACGACCGCCAATCCCACTCCACCTATTACAAACCCACTGAAACAAAAGATTCTTATGATTATCGCTGGTTTTCTTACCGGAATTTTTGCTGTGAGTTTGGGCGTAGGTGGAGGACTCATTCTTGCACCTATACTTGCATATTATCTTGGATTTGATTCTAAAAAAGTAGTGCCCATTTCACTTTTCTTTATTATTTTTGCTTCTGTATCAGGGAGCATTTCACTTGCCACTCACGATTTGATTGATTTTCAATCAGGCTTAATTGTTGGGCTTTCATCAATGTTTGGTGTGGGTTGTGGTATCTACCTTATGAGCAAGGTTACATTGAATAATCATCGCTATGCGCTTATCGGTATTTACGCATTGTCCATTCTATTGACATTGTGGAAAGTTTTTTTAGAGTTTTGATTTAGGCATTTGAGAATCATTTTATAAAATAAGAATAATTATTAATTTATATTTAAGCTTTTTTATATTAAAATGAGATTTGTTTTTAAAATATGATTTCTAACAAAATCTAAAGATGATAAAATCTGGGTGATTTGGTAGGGTTGGGTGGGTTAGAAGCATCTTTTCTTTCCTTATTTGTTGTTTGATTGCATTGATAGGCTACCTTAAATTTTTATAGGTAGCTTCTATGCAATAACTATTCAATTTTTAAAAAGGAGAAATTTATGAATTATCAAAGTATAATCGGACATATGAACCAACATCACAAAGATGAACTTATTGGTTTGTGTAAAAAGTATGGCGACCCAAGCACTTTGAAAAATGCTCACATACAAAATGTTTCGCTTGTAAATGTGGATTTTGAAGGTTTAGATATTGTCTATAATGACAACATATCGTTGCGCGTAGAGTTTCCAAAAAAAGCAGATGAACATACACTTAAAGATGCGATTATTGCATTATGTCAAGGAGCAAAAGCATCTGATATACATACCATAAGTGATGAAATTGCGCAATTTAAAAAAGAATTTGGCTCTATTTTGATTGCAAGTATTGATAAAGAAGGTAATGCAATTTGTTCTTACGCACCTCTTATGCAGATTGAAAATAAAGCCTATATTTATATCAGTGAGGTTGCGGAGCATTTTCATAGCATCGCTGCCAATCCTTCTAAAATTGAGGTAATGTTTTTAGAAGATGAATGTAAGGCAAAATCCGTGATTTTACGCAAGAGGTTGAAATATCGCGCTCAAGCTCGTTTTATAGAACGTGATAATCAAGAATTTGAGCAAGCGCTCAATAGTTTAGAATCTGCAATGGGAGGAGCTGGAGGCATTAAAACTATTCGTCAAATGAGTGATTTTCATCTGATAGAATTGCAATTAGGATTAGGACGATTTGTAAAAGGATTCGGGCAGGCTTATGATATTTTACCAAATGGTGAAATTAAGCAAGTTGGCGGAAGTGGCAATCCTCATTCTAAAACAAACCCGCATAGTTCTTAACTTCTTTCTTGCCTTAGTATTTTGAATCTGAAATGATTGTGTTATCATTGCATTATTCATAAACAAAGGCAGAGTGTGGCTAAAAAAGATGTTTATAAGCTGACATATAATACTTTTGATACTCTATTTGAGTTAAGAGATACTCTCGCTTCCTCTCTTGTTCCATTGAAGCAAACGCACAATTTGCTTGGATTTTCTGGTGGGGTAGATTCCACAGCACTTTTTTTTCTTTTGCTTGAGTGTGAGATTTCCTTTGATATTGCCATTGTGCATTATCATACCCGCCCACAAGCCGATGATGAAGTAGCTTATGCCAAAGAGCTTGCTGCTACTTATAATAAGCTTTGTTTTGTGGCGCACGCACCGCATTTTGATACAAATTTTGAACATAATGCACGTTCTTTTCGCTTTGACTTTTTTCGGTCTTTGATTACCAAACATTGCTATACACATCTTTTGCTTGCTCATCAGCTTAATGACCGCTTAGAGTGGTTGCTTATGCAGCTTACAAAAGGTGCAGGACTTGGGAATCTGCTAGGTTTTTCAGATGAGCGATACAATGATGATGAGTCTTTTACTCACTATACAATCGTGCGTCCTTTAGAATCTATGCCCAAAAATGCATTGTATAGATTCTGTAAAGAGCGCGGAATAAAGTATTTTGAAGATAGTAGTAATCAAGATAAGACTTTTAGGCGAAATTATTTTAGATATGAGTTTTGTGATAAATTAGTCAATGAGTTTAGCACAGGCATTGCACGCACTCTATCGTATCTTCAACGCGATAAGCAGAGTCTTGAAAATATGCTTTATGCGAATACTTTAGAGCTAGAATCCTTGCAAGAGCAAATTCAAAAACAAATATATAATGTAAATGTTCCATTGCATACTCATCATATACGTTGCATAATTTTTAGTATCCACAAAGTAAGGGCGCAAAATGATGACAATTTACTTTTGCTTTTTTGTGATAAGGTAGCTAAACGATGTGGATATGTGTTGAGTGCGGCTCAAAGAGAAGAGATAAGCAAAAGTAACTTTAATTGCAAAATTGCTCATCTTATTATCACAAGTAATGCTCATAGAATCTATATTGCACAAGATTTTATCAATATGTATAAAATAGTAACACAAGGTCCTATGTCAAAAAAATTTAAAATATGTTGTGCATCTCATTGTGTGCCACCAAAGCTTCGTTTATTGCTGTGGGCGGAATTTTGTGCTTGGGAAATGCTACATAAAACTACGCATAGAGATTCTTATTATTTGGTAAATGAACAAACAAGCCAACACACTTTTAGCCATTTTATGACAAAAATAGACCACTTTTTTACTTTTTAAAAAAGTTTTGTTGTTTTTTTATTAACTTTTTAAGGTAGCTATAACTTCAAAGGCATTACAATGAAATTTGTATTTCAAATTCATAAAAGGACAAGGAGACTGCAATGCAGACAAATACACTAGAGTATGATTACTCAATAGCTAAGTTATTTGTTTTTTCTGCGATGGCTTTTGGATTTGTAGGGCTGCTCATCGGGGTAGTGATTGCATTTCAAATGGCATTCCCAGATTTAAACTATTTAGCTTCAGAATATGGAACTTTTGGTAGGCTTCGACCACTTCATACCAATGGTATTATTTATGGTTTTACATTGAGCGGGATTTGGGCTTCGTGGTATTACTTAGGGCAAAGGGTGCTTAAAATTACATATAAAGAGCATTGTTTTTTACGCGCAGTAGGCTTAGCACATTTTTGGATTTATATTGTGCTTATGGCTCTTGCAGTAGTTACACTTTTTGCTGGATTAACACAATCCAAAGAATACTCTGAACTTATTTGGCCTCTTGATATTCTTGTAGTTGTTGTGTGGGTATTATGGGGTGTGAGCCTTTTTGGAAGTATGGGTGTAAGACGCGAGCAGACAATTTATATTTCATTGTGGTATTTTATTGCTACTTTTGTAGGAATTTCTGCTCTTTATATTTTTAATAATCTTGCAGTTCCAACTTACTTTATCGCAGGTATAGGAAGTATCTTGCATTCAATTTCATTTTATGCAGGGACAAATGATGCTATGGTGCAATGGTGGTGGGGGCATAATGCCGTTGCATTCGTTTTTACTTCAGGTATTATTGGGTTAATCTATTACTTTCTACCTAAAGAATCTGGGCAACCTATCTTCTCATATAAACTTACTTTATTCTCATTCTGGGGACTTATGTTTATTTATATTTGGGCAGGTGGGCATCACTTAATTTATTCAACAACACCTGATTGGATTCAAACACTTGGTTCTGTATTCTCTGTTATTTTGATTTTGCCTTCGTGGGGGACAGCTATCAATATGCTTTTAACAATGCGTGGGCAATGGCATCAAATTAAAGAATCTCCAATGATCAAATTCCTTATTCTTGCTTCAACTTGGTATATGCTGACAACGCTTGAAGGACCAATTCAATCTATTCGTTCAGTCAATGGTTTGGCTCACTTTACAGATTGGATTATTGGACACGTTCATGATGCAGCACTTGGTTGGGTAGGATTTATGATTATCGCAGCGTGCTTCCATATGGTGCCTCGCATATTTAAACGCGAACTTTATTCTAAAAAACTTATGGATGCACAATTTTGGATTATGACAACAGGGATTATCCTTTACTTCTCAAGTATGTGGATTGCAGGTATCACACAGGGTATGATGTGGAGAGATGTTGATGATAATGGAAATCTTACATATAGTTTTATCAACACAGTTGTTTCGCTTTTCCCATATTATCTTATCCGTGCAATTGGTGGTTTGATGTATTTGGTAGGCTTTATAATGTTTATTTACAACATTCTTATGACAATTTCATCAGGCAGGGTGCTTGAAA
Proteins encoded:
- a CDS encoding NAD(P)/FAD-dependent oxidoreductase translates to MKPKILIVGGGYGGLRTAITLQEQLKVDADVTLISKHDYHYQTTLLHKVAIGTLSARKARVYFRKILNLQKVHFIKDKILSFEPESKRVIGNGGAYEYDYLVIALGFKPDDFGIKGVEEYAHKLSSLNAALKFDKLIEYRFKEYCHTKNADDLSIIVCGTGFTGIEFAAELGSRLDDLCLIGGIPRDVPKVTCIGRSDRILPMFSKKGSALAQKKLEAFGVEVICGGDVQECRSDGVIIKHNGELKHIKGNTILWSAGVKGNDSLENSCLETTKGRIKVDAYLRCPQYENIYVVGDCAISTSRDAIHAPTAQLAAQMGDYVGKSLIKILNNKAQKKVFTFKHRGTVCSIGHTDGVGIIYKRSISGEVAAFLKNFIENKWLFGIGGAELVFKKGQFRYRTSN
- a CDS encoding DNA-methyltransferase — its product is MSKDVQSILKSAFRNKKLFNKRLKLDGLELLSMIASQSIDLCFFDPQYRGVLDKMKYGNEGERQKGRVNLVQMSEEDIVHFLQEIARVLKPSKYLMLWIDKFHLCEGIHPWIKSTNLAIVDLITWDKQKMGMGYRTRRQSEYLLILQKKPLKAKGTWERKNIRDVWSEKIPQDAIKIHPHAKPKGLQSALIESCTKVGEVVLDPASGSFSVLECCKELKRDFIGANI
- the purM gene encoding phosphoribosylformylglycinamidine cyclo-ligase — translated: MISYKDSGVDIDEGNALVEGLKPLVTSTFDKNVIGGIGSFAGAYALPSGYKNPVILGATDGVGTKLRLAIDAQKFDSIGIDLVAMCVNDLICNFAMPMFFLDYYATGKLNKDIALKVISGIVEGCKQAQCALIGGESAEMPSMYAKDDFDLAGFAVGIAERDEVQLQRVQAGDILIALPSSGIHSNGYSLVRKVLFEKLKMSFDEIFEGQTLIDTLLTPTRIYTPLFKQIYNSALRPYLHGLAHITGGGIVENLPRILPPQLGAKIHIDSLQVPPIFTLIGQYVEKNEMYRTFNMGVGMILAVNKTKVDEMLHLSHTFHGYIIGEVCGGEGIYFN
- a CDS encoding SH3 domain-containing protein produces the protein MNARTFFKLYSLPFLIILFGLGVYGGILVFVAQKNFITMKHNVSSTPTQEGVPNTESPQIADLTPNAPSNQEAPKQSIAQNTHNPLVQDIHEPENTSIENIPATQSPINIQTASSEPPQASVMLPADSHAQTHRYAKYRSNIRKAPSSESIVVSYADAGEVLDILDTQNGWSKVKNTRGIEGYIASRLLSESVGQSEGEAYIVLADVLKVRAAPDLHAAVIGHLNHNSHAFVLEIQEEWAKILFNRQYGYISSHYIVKEGVN
- a CDS encoding shikimate dehydrogenase, encoding MLGFFAVYGNPIVHSKSPFLHNYAFEKLGLSGYYSRILLDVGANLRRNFLSNGLSGANITLPFKEEAFCQCDEVRGVAQNIGACNTWVLESRKHLVGYNTDAQGFYECIKEYKINNALIIGAGGSAKAIAMILQSHNIPTTLINRSAPNLGFFADKGFECYVSSEFKPTCSYDILINTTSAGLNDNVLPCDEAQLKELCSCAKYAFELIYGKLTPFLALAQSFDLVCADGKEMLINQAALSFELFCKQKFNRDNLDIQSIKAFMGEIS
- the gatC gene encoding Asp-tRNA(Asn)/Glu-tRNA(Gln) amidotransferase subunit GatC — encoded protein: MRIDDALLGKLERLSMLHIDENKRDDMQKQLSEILGFVENIATIEVPQECFEEQLKNPLRADEPRDAHIAQDVLAHAPNAQENFFIVPKIIE
- the ung gene encoding uracil-DNA glycosylase → MTINLDKIKIPDDWKQLLANEFLSPYFADIKSHYLNALANKEMIYPKPHQIFAAFALTPLSSLKVVILGQDPYHGSAMINGELTPQAMGLSFSVPRGMPIPPSLKNIYAELSQSLHITPPSHGDLSGWARQGVLLLNAILSVRANAPASHKHFGWEYFSDGVIRALSARKEHLVFMLWGNYAKKKAPLIDSSKHKIITAPHPSPLARGFVGSNVFVQANIYLQEHAQEPIAWESL
- a CDS encoding metallophosphoesterase, which codes for MKILVIVSVVFVVLSLMKLYIYKRFMCYSMVFNKRRKLGIALLVALGIGEISLFIIRDSAFTLTPYIMAGSCIVFAYCLFMAVLCVDICKILARFLRYIFSSQLSNIGDSYQPSKTHQLSTQSSYSLSRRVFLKMLFDLSVAALFVVFSIRSFTNALLPPPIKEVSIKVPNLRNKKTIAMITDVHIGKALGGAFLSKVVAKINALQPDIVVIVGDLVDNKIGEVKADLNPLKDLQSKEGVYYVAGNHEYYHGIDDILAYLHTLNLTILHNTNIELEDLNLAGVSDLAGLRFNYLKPDLASAKKDMNPHKPSILLAHQPKFVRSNDVSDFDVVLCGHTHAGQVFPLSFFVWLDQHYVYGLYELPQRKVSPSDVLPPKKTQLYVSSGVGFWGPAIRFLAPSEIVCLRLE
- a CDS encoding sulfite exporter TauE/SafE family protein codes for the protein MSIEILVVLGCVSGVAAGFFGIGGGVIIVPCLLLLGMQMEYAIGISIMQMIFSSAFGSFINILQKKLNICDGVFVGLGGLMGAAFSGIIVDTLSSQILLLLFLFLSCVSFYKYAFDVKTTANPTPPITNPLKQKILMIIAGFLTGIFAVSLGVGGGLILAPILAYYLGFDSKKVVPISLFFIIFASVSGSISLATHDLIDFQSGLIVGLSSMFGVGCGIYLMSKVTLNNHRYALIGIYALSILLTLWKVFLEF
- a CDS encoding HugZ family heme oxygenase, whose protein sequence is MNYQSIIGHMNQHHKDELIGLCKKYGDPSTLKNAHIQNVSLVNVDFEGLDIVYNDNISLRVEFPKKADEHTLKDAIIALCQGAKASDIHTISDEIAQFKKEFGSILIASIDKEGNAICSYAPLMQIENKAYIYISEVAEHFHSIAANPSKIEVMFLEDECKAKSVILRKRLKYRAQARFIERDNQEFEQALNSLESAMGGAGGIKTIRQMSDFHLIELQLGLGRFVKGFGQAYDILPNGEIKQVGGSGNPHSKTNPHSS